Part of the Haloarcula laminariae genome is shown below.
GTCGACGGGAGCGACCAGTCCGAGCAAGCCGCGGAGTACGCGACTGCCATCGCAGCGCGGTACGACGCCGACCTCCACCTCCTGTTCGTACTGGACGAACGGCTCCGGCGGGACATCGACAGGGGGACTGTCGACCCCGAGTCAGTCGCACGGGACCACCGGAAGTTCACAGGGCGGGTCCGGGACCGCTCGCACGAACGGGGCCACGACGTCACCCTCGACACCTCGACGGCGACGGCGTTCTCCCAGACGCGGCTGATGCAAAACCCCGGGAGCGTCGTCCTCGACGTGGCGGAGGC
Proteins encoded:
- a CDS encoding universal stress protein; the encoded protein is MDIDLVLVPVDGSDQSEQAAEYATAIAARYDADLHLLFVLDERLRRDIDRGTVDPESVARDHRKFTGRVRDRSHERGHDVTLDTSTATAFSQTRLMQNPGSVVLDVAEAVDADFLVIPRADSSDDAVGRAATYVLEYASQPVLSV